A stretch of Mesoplodon densirostris isolate mMesDen1 chromosome 7, mMesDen1 primary haplotype, whole genome shotgun sequence DNA encodes these proteins:
- the LOC132493936 gene encoding dynein light chain 1, cytoplasmic-like: protein MCDRKAVIKNADMSEEMQQGSVECATRALEKYNIEKDIVAHIKKQFDKKYNPTWHCIVGRNFSSYVTHETKHFIYFYLGQVAILLFKSG from the exons ATGTGTGACCGAAAGGCTGTGATCA aaaatgccgATATGTCTGAGGAGATGCAACAGGGCTCAGTGGAGTGTGCTACTCGGGCGTTGGAGAAATATAATATAGAGAAGGACATTGTGGCCCATATCAAGAAGCAGTTTGACAAGAAGTATAACCCCACCTGGCACTGCATCGTGGGGAGGAACTTCAGTAGTTATGTGACACATGAAACCAAACACTTCATCTACTTCTACCTGGGCCAAGTGGCCATTCTCCTGTTCAAGTCTGGTTAA